The genomic stretch AATGTCTATTAAAAAAATTCGCTCCTGGTCTCATACAAAATTTTCCGCAGGAGGACCGTTATATCAAAATGTAACAATCGGCGGTCAAACTACAAGTGGAGAGGATGCAGTAAATGAATTGAGTATTATTATTTTAAGATCTGTTGGAAATACAAAGTTAACTCAGCCTAACCTCTCAGTCAGATTTCACAAAAATTTAAGCCAAGACTTCATGCTTGAATGTATGAAGATCATCGAAAAAGGTTTTGGAATGCCAGCATTCAATAATGACGAAATAGTAATACCCCAATTAATAAAGCTTGGTGTTGAAAAAGATGATGCTTATAATTATTCAGCTATTGGCTGCATAGAGGTAGCCGTTCCTGGAAAATGGGGTTACCGATGTACCGGAATGAGCTTCCTCAACTTTATGAGAGTTTTCATGGCTTCAATTAATGACGGTGTTGATAATATGTCCGGAAAAGTTTTTCGCAAAGGCAAAGGAAAACTGAATGATTTTAAATCCTTTGAAGAATTAATGGATGCCTGGAAGTATCAAATAGAATATTATGCCAAAGCAACCGTTGCCATCGATACTGCTGTTGATACTGTTCTCGAGGAAAATGTACCAGATATACTCTGCTCCACCTTCGTAGACGACTGCATTAGCACAGGTAAATTCATTAAAGAAGGCGGCAGTAAATATGATTTCATTTCAGGATTACAGGTTGGAATAGCCAACCTTGGCAATTCACTTGCCGCAATCAAAAAACTTGTTTTTGAAGAAAAAAGAATATCAAGCTCCGAGTTAACAGATGCCCTTGAAAATAACTTCGAAGGCATACAAGGCGAAAAAATAAGGCAAATACTGCTTAATTACGCACCTAAATTTGGTAATGACGATAACTACGTGGATTTGCTAATAAAAGATGCGTACATGGACTTCATCAACGAATTAGAAAAATACCATACGACAAGATATAGAAGAGGACCGATTGGATGTAAGTATTATGCCGGAACCTCAAGCATTTCCTCAAATGTTCCTTCGGGTGCAGTGGTCAAAGCAACTCCTGATGGTAGAAAGGCATTTACACCTCTAGCTGAGGGTAGCTCTCCTTCATCTGGAACAGATGTTTTAGGTCCAACAGCAGTGTTTAATTCTATCTCAAAATTACCAGTAGAAAAGATTCTTGGTGGTATTTTGTTAAATCAAAAACTGAATCCACAGTCATTAAAAAGCGAAAGTGATAAAAATAAGCTGATTTCAATGTTGAGAACATTTTTTACAGATTTAAAAGGTTGGCATGTCCAGTACAATATCGTTTCAAGAGAGACCCTTTTAGAT from Firmicutes bacterium HGW-Firmicutes-1 encodes the following:
- a CDS encoding formate C-acetyltransferase/glycerol dehydratase family glycyl radical enzyme — protein: MINTENNPVYSDRIKKLRDRVLDTKPSVCTERAHFYTKMYKKYEAMPVPVKRALALEETLKNMSIYIDEGELIVGNHSSMLNGAPFFPEYAVEWMLKELDEFNKRPGDAFYLTEKTKEEIRNICPFWEGRTTLDKGYALMPEEYKEVHSTGIIRAEGNLTSGDAHIAVNNEKILALGLNGYLDKVSLYRNNLELTDYTDLKKEQFYKSLTIALQALQAFIKRFENLSFELSKTESDSKRKLELLKISENCSYISEKPPKDFYQALQLVYFVQLVLQIESNGHSVSFGRMDQYLYKFYKKDIDASSITKAFATELLESTWVKLMSIKKIRSWSHTKFSAGGPLYQNVTIGGQTTSGEDAVNELSIIILRSVGNTKLTQPNLSVRFHKNLSQDFMLECMKIIEKGFGMPAFNNDEIVIPQLIKLGVEKDDAYNYSAIGCIEVAVPGKWGYRCTGMSFLNFMRVFMASINDGVDNMSGKVFRKGKGKLNDFKSFEELMDAWKYQIEYYAKATVAIDTAVDTVLEENVPDILCSTFVDDCISTGKFIKEGGSKYDFISGLQVGIANLGNSLAAIKKLVFEEKRISSSELTDALENNFEGIQGEKIRQILLNYAPKFGNDDNYVDLLIKDAYMDFINELEKYHTTRYRRGPIGCKYYAGTSSISSNVPSGAVVKATPDGRKAFTPLAEGSSPSSGTDVLGPTAVFNSISKLPVEKILGGILLNQKLNPQSLKSESDKNKLISMLRTFFTDLKGWHVQYNIVSRETLLDAQKNPEQYRDLIIRVAGYSAFFNTLSPDTQDDIIARTEHSL